AATGCTTTTAGATAAAGATTCTGAAAAAATTATCACCAAGAAAACAGGTTTAAAACAACCTAAAAAAGCAAGTTCTAAATATCAGAAATTGTTAGAAAATCTACCGAATACGACAGGTGTTTTTTACATGTACAATAGTAGAAAACAGTTAATTTATATTAGTAGAAGTAATAATATCGCACGATCTATCAATCAAATTTTTACATCAAAAACCTTAAAAGCAAATAAATTAAAACGTTATACTCGATCGATTAAATTTGAAGAAACTGGAAGCGGATTTTTAGCCGCTATAAAAGAGAATAATGAGGTTTTGACTAACCAACCAATGTATAATCTTAAACTAGTTGAAAATAAAGTATATCCGTATGGGTTGTATTATTTAGAATCGAAAAGAGGTTATTCACGTTTAGAAATAGGAAAAGTTAGAAAAGTAGAGCCTGTTTTAAAATTTAAGACGAAAGAACGTGCCAAAGAGGTTTTAGAAAAAATTGTTAATGATTACAATCTTTGTCAACAAGTAAATGAGGGAATAAAATCTGATGAATCTTGTTTTCAGTACAAAGTGAATAAATGTAATGGAGCTTGTATAAAGGAGGAATCTCGAGATGATTACAATAAAAGAATCAAGGATTTTATTCAAACGACAGAGTATCCTTCGGATACATTTTTAATCATTGATAAAGGTCGAAGTGGGATAGAGAAGTCATTTTATTTAATCGAAAATAAGGAATTTAAAGGATATGGCTATTACGAGTATCATCATCAGATAAAATCGCTTGAAAAGATACATAACATATTGATTCTAATTCAAGAAACAGATGAAATCAAGAATATGTTAAAATATTTTCTGTACAAGGTTTCGTCTAATCCAAGCCAAATTGTAATATTAAATTAAATTATTAGAAATAAAAAAAGGTCAGTTTAAAATACACTGCCCCCAAAAAGTTAGACACTTTTGGGGGCATTTTTTATGACAAGAAAAGTAAAATATGGTGTAGCATTTAAGTTACGTTGTGTGAAAGAAGTTTTAGAAAAACATCGAACAATACGTTCAATTAGTAAAAAAGAAAATATACATGCTTCTTTATTAAAGAAATGGGTTTCTGATTATCATAATCAAGGAATTTCAGGTATAGAACCTAAAAAAAAACAAACGTATAGCGTTGAATTTAAGTTGAAAGTTATTAAGTCTATAACCAAACAGTTTCTTAGTTTGCGTGAAGCACGCTTGAAATTTAATATTCCAAGTGAATCGGTTATTATAAAATGGCAAAAAGATTTTGCTACCTTTGGAATAGACGGATTAAAACCCAAACCAAAAGGCCGTCCCAAGACTATGAGCACATCTAAGGGTAGACCTAAAAAATCGAAACAACCGTTAACAAGAGAAGAAGAACTATTGTTAGAGATTGAACGTTTACGTTGTGAAGTTGCACTCTTAAAAAAGTTCAATGCCTTAATTCAAGCCGAGGAAGAAAAACAAAAGAAACTTGGACGCAAGCCATAAATGAATTAAGGCCAGAATTTCATCTAAATTTACTTTTAGATTGTACACATATGGCTAGAAGCAGCTTTTACTATCATATTTCACGTAGTAAAACAGATAAATACGAGGAATTAAAACTTAAGATAAAATCCATTTATCATCAGCATAAAGGGCGATATGGCTATCGACGAATTACCGATGAATTAAGAAAATCAGGAACTATCATCAATCATAAAACTGTTCTTAAACTGATGAATAGCTTAGGATTAAAGAGTTTGATTCGAAGAAAAAAATACAAATCTTACAAAGGAGAACAAGGAAAGATTGCACCAAACATCTTGCAAAGAGCATTTAAGGCTGATAAACCCAACCAAAAATGGGTAACAGATGTTACCGAGTTTAAAGTAAAAGATAAAAAACTATATTTATCACCAATAATGGATCTGTACAATCAAGAAATTATCAGCTATGAGTTAAGCGAACGACCTGTTTTTAATCAAGTAACTCAAATGCTTAAAAAGGCATTTAAAATAACGAAAGACACCAAAGATTTGATATTACATTCCGATCAAGGATGGCAATATCAAATGAAACAATATCAGGCTTTATTAAATGAAAAAGGAATCATACAAAGTATGAGTAGAAAAGGAAATTGCTTAGATAATGCTATTATCGAGAATTTCTTCGGAATACTGAAATCGGAACTATTTTATTTACAAAAATTTAATTCTATTGAAGAGCTAAAAAAAGAAATAAAACAATACATTTACTATTACAATAACGATAGAATAAAATCGAACTTAAATAAAATGAGCCCGATACAATATCGAACTCATTTTTATAATTATTAATTTTTAATCTGTCCAAACTTTTGGGTGCAGTCTAAAAACTGACCTTTTTGTTTTATATGAAATTAAGATTATTTAATTTCTTTGAAGATTACTCGTCTGTTTTCTAAGTTTTTCCAAGCAGGACAGTTTGTAACAGGATTACATTCAGCCCATTTTAAATCAGATTTTCCTTTTCCAACAGGAGATAATTTTGTAGTGTCTACACCTTTGTTAGCTAAAAAACGAACAACAGAAGCAGCTCTTCTTTCAGATAATTTTTGGTTGTAATCCACTCCTCCAGCGGCATCAGTATGACCTTCAACTACGAATTTAAAATCAGGATTTGCTAATAAAACTTCAGCAGCATGATTTAATTTTTCGTAAGATTGTTCTCTAATACGATCTGAGTTATAATCAAATTCAATTCCTTCTAAAAAAGCATTAATTTTTGTTGCAACTTCATCTCCAGAAATTCTTACAACCTTTTCAGGACAACCTCCATTTGTTGGTGGACCAGGGATTGTAGGACATTTATCTTCGCTATCAGGAATACCATCTCCGTCAGAATCTAATGAACAACCAGATCCGTCTACACGGATTCCTTCTGGAGTATCTAAACATTTATCCCATTGATCACAAACACCATCACGATCTTCGTCAATACATTCAAATGGAGTTTGTTCTACAGGAGCTTTGTATGCTAATGGAGAAACCCATTGTAAGGCATCTTTATGTTTTCCTATTTTATAGTGTAACCCTAAAGAGAATGTAATCATGTTATCATCGCGTCCTTCTTCAGTATCTGCAGCAGTTATACCACCTGAGTTGTGATAAGGCATTGGTTTTCCAGATCCATCAAATTCTTCATCACCAGACATGTAGTACATTCCACGTAACTCTAAATCAAATTTGTCATTCAATTTGTAACGTAAACCAGCACCAACTTGAGAATAAATAGAT
This portion of the Empedobacter stercoris genome encodes:
- a CDS encoding exonuclease domain-containing protein; translation: MYAILDIEATGGKVGEESIIEIAVYKYDGKEIVDQFISLVNPEKKIDKFVQKLTQITDKMVLTAPKFHEVAKRIVEITDDCILVGHNVMFDYRMLKQEFERLGYNYEKEWIDTFEYSEKLIPNLPSYSLGKLCQSLGIVVTDRHRASGDARATITLFKMLLDKDSEKIITKKTGLKQPKKASSKYQKLLENLPNTTGVFYMYNSRKQLIYISRSNNIARSINQIFTSKTLKANKLKRYTRSIKFEETGSGFLAAIKENNEVLTNQPMYNLKLVENKVYPYGLYYLESKRGYSRLEIGKVRKVEPVLKFKTKERAKEVLEKIVNDYNLCQQVNEGIKSDESCFQYKVNKCNGACIKEESRDDYNKRIKDFIQTTEYPSDTFLIIDKGRSGIEKSFYLIENKEFKGYGYYEYHHQIKSLEKIHNILILIQETDEIKNMLKYFLYKVSSNPSQIVILN
- a CDS encoding IS3 family transposase (programmed frameshift), giving the protein MTRKVKYGVAFKLRCVKEVLEKHRTIRSISKKENIHASLLKKWVSDYHNQGISGIEPKKKQTYSVEFKLKVIKSITKQFLSLREARLKFNIPSESVIIKWQKDFATFGIDGLKPKPKGRPKTMSTSKGRPKKSKQPLTREEELLLEIERLRCEGCTLKKVQCLNSSRGRKTKETWTQAINELRPEFHLNLLLDCTHMARSSFYYHISRSKTDKYEELKLKIKSIYHQHKGRYGYRRITDELRKSGTIINHKTVLKLMNSLGLKSLIRRKKYKSYKGEQGKIAPNILQRAFKADKPNQKWVTDVTEFKVKDKKLYLSPIMDLYNQEIISYELSERPVFNQVTQMLKKAFKITKDTKDLILHSDQGWQYQMKQYQALLNEKGIIQSMSRKGNCLDNAIIENFFGILKSELFYLQKFNSIEELKKEIKQYIYYYNNDRIKSNLNKMSPIQYRTHFYNY
- a CDS encoding OmpA family protein produces the protein MKKLLSLLILGAAACATAQTKYDEKPFNNSKKEFNDWSISAFGGLNALQNSDLVSWMGKYFTPGYDVQLQVNKQITHAFGLSLQYEFGKTRQKGNIDDSALSGYHGYAYGKTKYQAIGVLADLNASNLLRRVDNRTEFKWAMHLYAGVGIHGYKAYRNNYAPQGDPNFTLITDQDISDKSIYSQVGAGLRYKLNDKFDLELRGMYYMSGDEEFDGSGKPMPYHNSGGITAADTEEGRDDNMITFSLGLHYKIGKHKDALQWVSPLAYKAPVEQTPFECIDEDRDGVCDQWDKCLDTPEGIRVDGSGCSLDSDGDGIPDSEDKCPTIPGPPTNGGCPEKVVRISGDEVATKINAFLEGIEFDYNSDRIREQSYEKLNHAAEVLLANPDFKFVVEGHTDAAGGVDYNQKLSERRAASVVRFLANKGVDTTKLSPVGKGKSDLKWAECNPVTNCPAWKNLENRRVIFKEIK